A single genomic interval of Spirosoma linguale DSM 74 harbors:
- a CDS encoding protein of unknown function DUF214 (PFAM: protein of unknown function DUF214~KEGG: cps:CPS_3505 ABC transporter, permease protein): MNPVMIRNYFKIAYRTLVHNKVYSFINLVGLTFGLVTSMLIFQYVIFENSADRFHKNSDQIYRLALKQTVNNGTPEVFSQIFLGAGEAFKKEVPAVESFTRIRADFFQEGPTITRANNTEKMAIKDIRSIMTDPSFLTVFTFPLIRGDASTALQNPSSILLTASMAQRLFGDTDPIGKIIDYSLSKGPQNLIVTGVLQDPPTNSHIQFDVVLPLQNFIGSTPASDRQAWNFRGFTTYVKLRSDADTEQLVALMNRVVDRSIGELYKRINVTLSLQLQPMHSVYFDRKTDLGITGDGSALVTTRTGNQRMVYFFTIIASIIFLIALMNYVNLSTVRSLDRSKEVGVRKVLGALKINLKIQFFLETMLMNVAALVCAVIITLLLMSSFNSFVQTNFTLTSWFNVPFLCLLAAVFTVGVFLSGLYPAFILSSVSPITALKGKVGSLTSRSFVWRLLVVLQYTPAIALVVCTIVVYNQLDFMQKKDIGLQLDDLVTIRSPRFLPGNMSSDQAEAAFRHELRKISSIEGASYAGNQAGRGLNFLAAFSPDSADESTIKWIKCSGVDQDFANVFGLKVLAGFFFTEGMESTYGNPNDFVRKVVLNETAVRSLGFRAHKDAIGRVLTAKDGLRYYVLGIVKDFNWASAHKATDPVMLWYTPNNRFMTVRISSGADMKQTLAQLKSSYDKLFPTDVFHYEFATDVYNRQYGEDEKFTQLFGFFTCMAILIASLGLFGLSAFTAARRSKEVAVRRVLGASVGTIFSLLAEDFLKLVLLAVVIGSPLAWYAMNQWLQDFAYHISIQWWVFVLAGILTALIALLTVSFQIIKAALLNPVKSLRSE, encoded by the coding sequence ATGAATCCTGTTATGATCCGAAATTATTTTAAAATCGCCTATCGCACGTTGGTTCATAACAAGGTGTACTCGTTCATCAACTTGGTAGGTCTTACCTTCGGATTGGTCACCAGTATGTTGATTTTCCAGTATGTCATTTTTGAAAACTCGGCAGATCGTTTTCATAAGAACAGCGATCAGATTTACCGGCTAGCCCTAAAGCAGACCGTCAACAACGGAACCCCTGAAGTTTTTTCACAAATATTCTTGGGGGCTGGTGAAGCGTTTAAAAAAGAAGTGCCCGCCGTTGAATCATTCACGCGTATTCGGGCTGACTTCTTCCAGGAAGGGCCTACCATCACACGCGCCAATAACACCGAAAAGATGGCCATCAAGGATATCCGATCGATCATGACCGATCCATCCTTTCTGACCGTCTTCACCTTTCCCCTGATTCGGGGCGACGCATCGACGGCCCTGCAAAACCCCAGTTCGATTCTGTTGACAGCAAGCATGGCTCAACGGCTTTTTGGGGATACCGATCCTATTGGAAAAATTATTGACTATTCCCTCTCCAAGGGACCGCAAAACCTGATCGTAACAGGCGTGCTGCAAGATCCGCCAACCAACTCACATATTCAATTTGATGTCGTTCTGCCGTTGCAAAATTTCATTGGCAGCACTCCTGCATCGGACCGTCAGGCCTGGAATTTTCGTGGGTTTACGACGTATGTGAAACTGCGTTCCGATGCAGACACGGAGCAATTGGTGGCCCTGATGAACAGGGTAGTGGATCGTTCGATTGGCGAACTTTATAAACGGATTAATGTGACCTTGAGCCTACAACTTCAGCCTATGCATTCGGTGTATTTCGACCGGAAAACAGATCTAGGAATAACTGGCGATGGTTCTGCCCTGGTCACGACACGAACTGGAAACCAACGAATGGTTTATTTCTTTACAATCATTGCCAGTATCATTTTTCTGATTGCATTGATGAATTATGTCAATCTCTCAACGGTGCGTTCCCTAGATCGGAGCAAAGAGGTGGGCGTTCGCAAGGTATTGGGAGCTCTGAAGATCAATCTCAAAATTCAGTTCTTTCTGGAAACCATGCTGATGAATGTCGCTGCGCTCGTTTGCGCGGTCATCATCACGTTATTGTTAATGTCTTCCTTCAATAGTTTTGTCCAGACCAATTTCACCCTCACTTCTTGGTTCAATGTACCGTTTTTATGTTTGTTGGCGGCCGTTTTTACTGTCGGTGTGTTCCTTTCTGGCCTGTATCCAGCGTTTATACTTTCTTCTGTTTCGCCTATTACAGCCTTAAAAGGAAAGGTAGGCTCATTGACATCGCGTTCGTTTGTATGGAGATTATTGGTCGTACTCCAATATACGCCTGCTATCGCCTTGGTCGTTTGCACGATTGTGGTTTATAACCAATTAGATTTTATGCAGAAAAAGGATATTGGCCTCCAGTTGGATGATCTGGTGACAATCCGAAGCCCTCGCTTTTTGCCCGGAAACATGAGCAGTGATCAAGCGGAAGCCGCATTCAGACATGAATTGCGAAAAATTTCGTCAATAGAAGGCGCTTCGTATGCAGGCAATCAGGCAGGACGCGGCCTAAATTTTCTGGCAGCCTTTTCACCGGATAGCGCTGATGAGTCGACTATAAAGTGGATCAAATGTTCGGGAGTCGATCAGGATTTTGCCAACGTATTTGGCCTGAAAGTTTTAGCTGGATTTTTTTTTACTGAAGGCATGGAATCCACCTATGGCAACCCCAATGATTTTGTTCGCAAAGTCGTATTGAATGAAACGGCGGTCCGCTCATTAGGTTTTAGAGCACACAAGGATGCTATTGGCCGCGTGCTGACGGCCAAAGACGGACTGCGGTACTATGTGTTGGGGATTGTCAAAGATTTCAATTGGGCATCCGCCCATAAGGCTACCGATCCGGTGATGTTATGGTACACCCCCAACAATCGATTTATGACGGTTCGTATTTCTTCCGGCGCTGACATGAAGCAAACGCTTGCCCAACTAAAAAGTAGCTATGACAAACTCTTCCCAACCGATGTATTCCACTATGAGTTCGCAACCGATGTATATAATCGGCAATATGGCGAAGACGAAAAGTTTACCCAGTTATTTGGCTTTTTCACCTGTATGGCCATCCTAATTGCCTCCTTGGGACTTTTTGGCTTGTCAGCCTTCACGGCTGCCCGCCGAAGCAAAGAAGTAGCTGTTCGCCGAGTGTTGGGGGCCAGCGTGGGAACTATCTTTAGTTTGCTGGCCGAAGATTTTTTAAAGTTGGTGCTCCTTGCCGTGGTCATTGGGTCCCCTCTGGCCTGGTACGCCATGAACCAGTGGCTTCAAGATTTCGCCTATCATATTTCCATTCAGTGGTGGGTGTTTGTGCTGGCCGGTATATTAACCGCACTCATTGCCTTGCTGACGGTGAGTTTCCAAATTATAAAAGCCGCCCTACTAAACCCCGTGAAGAGTTTGCGTAGCGAATAG
- a CDS encoding hypothetical protein (KEGG: tau:Tola_1645 hypothetical protein) has product MKLISYPIVAAWHSRSIHLLRLLNRLLNRCLTALLLLLFFSLPLPTTAQIVTSLPVMLQKKQLITIPANDIQVLKDKTHPGVTTKGIVWLKGVNFEQGTIDVDLRGKDVFLQSFLGIAFHGVDTLTYDVVYFRPFNFQHPDTLRRNWSVQYMSMPDHGWPQLRKESPLTYEHSVQPVPRADDWFHCRLQITKTTVRVFVNYAANPSLTVDLLNQRSEGLIGLWADGLSGDFSNLTIHPYSAPKR; this is encoded by the coding sequence ATGAAACTCATTTCCTACCCGATCGTGGCTGCTTGGCACAGCCGCTCCATCCACCTGCTGAGGCTGTTGAACAGACTCCTGAACAGATGTCTCACCGCACTACTTCTCCTGCTGTTCTTCAGCCTCCCCTTACCGACAACGGCCCAAATCGTCACTAGTCTTCCTGTTATGCTTCAAAAGAAACAACTGATCACAATACCCGCCAACGACATTCAGGTGCTGAAGGATAAAACACACCCAGGCGTGACAACAAAAGGCATTGTGTGGCTGAAAGGGGTCAACTTTGAGCAGGGGACGATTGATGTCGATCTTCGGGGCAAGGATGTGTTTCTACAAAGCTTTCTGGGCATTGCTTTTCACGGGGTGGATACCCTTACCTATGATGTGGTGTATTTCCGGCCGTTTAATTTCCAACATCCTGATACGCTTCGCCGAAATTGGTCGGTTCAGTACATGAGTATGCCGGACCATGGCTGGCCGCAGTTGCGCAAGGAGTCACCGCTAACCTATGAACACTCGGTGCAGCCCGTGCCACGAGCCGACGATTGGTTTCATTGCCGATTACAAATCACTAAAACTACAGTCCGCGTTTTTGTTAACTATGCGGCTAACCCATCACTGACGGTTGACTTACTTAATCAACGATCGGAGGGTCTGATTGGACTGTGGGCTGATGGGCTGAGCGGTGATTTTTCCAACCTGACGATCCATCCTTATTCAGCGCCGAAACGCTGA
- a CDS encoding conserved hypothetical protein (KEGG: tau:Tola_1645 hypothetical protein) yields the protein MKQIPNPSILLVLLLNLLINGFSSAQTSKTLSPDLATLASKPKTVVNRTAMMLVEGKRKGIRIDERAGEGLVWIPGMRLADGILEFDVRGRDSLKQFFVGIAFHGQDDKTYEAIYFRPFNFHSADPLRRVHAVQYIAHPTYTWEKLRAEFPGRYEAALTPPPDANHWFHVRVEIQSLSVRVFVNHNATPALVVNRLVQTANGQVGLWVGNESGGDFAHLTVLPAR from the coding sequence ATGAAACAAATCCCTAACCCGTCAATCCTACTCGTTCTGCTGCTTAACTTACTGATAAACGGCTTCAGTTCGGCACAAACGAGTAAAACGTTATCGCCTGATCTGGCAACCCTCGCCAGTAAGCCCAAAACAGTCGTTAACCGCACCGCAATGATGCTGGTGGAAGGAAAGCGGAAAGGCATTCGGATCGACGAACGAGCCGGCGAAGGCCTCGTCTGGATACCCGGCATGCGCCTGGCCGACGGAATTCTTGAATTCGACGTTCGAGGCCGAGATAGCCTGAAGCAGTTCTTCGTGGGTATTGCCTTTCATGGCCAGGACGACAAAACCTACGAAGCCATTTATTTCCGGCCCTTCAACTTTCACTCCGCCGATCCCCTCCGGCGGGTTCATGCCGTGCAGTATATCGCTCACCCCACGTATACGTGGGAAAAGTTGCGCGCCGAGTTTCCTGGTCGGTACGAAGCGGCACTTACTCCCCCGCCCGACGCTAACCATTGGTTCCACGTGCGGGTCGAGATTCAATCACTCAGCGTGCGGGTCTTTGTTAATCACAACGCGACACCAGCGCTGGTGGTCAACAGACTGGTTCAGACGGCGAACGGTCAGGTCGGCCTTTGGGTGGGCAACGAATCCGGGGGTGATTTCGCCCATCTTACAGTGCTACCAGCCCGGTAA